One Alosa alosa isolate M-15738 ecotype Scorff River chromosome 22, AALO_Geno_1.1, whole genome shotgun sequence DNA segment encodes these proteins:
- the LOC125287231 gene encoding uncharacterized protein LOC125287231, whose translation MADQGNQLNNIMTTAQNLLTLLSRVRQGEGQSQPPVQGQSQPPVQGQRQAVPRPSVQQEMARSFPGLFRKEVRGKKRFTPYARPQKSFTVKFFLMDEQHCKTPTGEEELQLMLAGLGKRSLALTESTTHTELTDLLLEAYPKLGTISGGWMLHKSTGGGGQRKLVVIPPDSEGYTGQQIKSVTGNGKYTLFIAPLQEQIDRTPLPPDAREFHNMPKSPCANCGVMIPLQALPSHIESCKDSIDLCSSSEESYEHDLSPEKTAECPVCRKDFNINVIEAHASGCGLRSAAHEGNRKTSALSLNSFQSLEEILEWVTLQVDDGGIFSIVVSR comes from the exons ATGGCGGACCAAGGAAACCAG TTAAACAACATTATGACCACGGCACAAAACCTGCTCACATTACTGAGTAGAGTCAGGCAAGGTGAGGGCCAGAGCCAGCCACCTGTACAGGGCCAGAGCCAGCCACCTGTACAGGGTCAGAGACAGGCTGTTCCCCGCCCTTCTGTGCAGCAGGAAATGGCCAG GTCTTTTCCTGGGCTCTTTAGGAAGGaggtgagggggaaaaaaagattcACCCCCTATGCTCGCCCACAGAAGAGCTTCACTGTGAAGTTTTTCCTAATGGATGAGCAGCACTGCAAGACTCCTACGGGGGAGGAGGAGCTCCAGCTCATGTTGGCCGGGCTGGGCAAGCGATCTCTCGCATTGACAGAAAGCACTACCCACACAGAG TTGACAGACTTACTGCTTGAAGCCTACCCAAAGCTAGGCACTATATCTGGGGGCTGGATGTTGCACAAATCCACAG GTGGAGGTGGGCAGCGGAAGTTGGTTGTAATACCTCCTGACTCTGAGGGATACACTGGTCAGCAAATTAAATCAGTCACTGGGAATGGAAAGTACACACTGTTTATAGCTCCCTTACAGGAGCAGATAGACAGGACACCGCTACCTCCTGATGCAAGAGAGTTTCACAATATGCCAAAGTCCCCATGTGCAAACTGCGGGGTTATGATTCCCTTACAAGCTCTGCCGAGCCACATTGAAAGCTGCAAAGACAGCATTGATCTGTGCAGTTCTTCAGAG GAAAGTTACGAGCATGACCTTAGTCCAGAAAAG ACTGCAGAATGTCCTGTTTGTCGGAAAGACTTCAACATTAATGTCATTGAGGCCCATGCCTCAGGTTGTGGATTAAG AAGTGCAGCCCACGAAGGGAACAGGAAGACCTCAGCCCTCAGCCTTAATTCCTTTCAAAG TTTGGAGGAGATTTTGGAGTGGGTGACTCTTCAGGTGGATGATGGCGGTATCTTTTCTATAGTAGTATCGAGATGA